The Henckelia pumila isolate YLH828 chromosome 2, ASM3356847v2, whole genome shotgun sequence genome includes a window with the following:
- the LOC140877304 gene encoding uncharacterized protein produces the protein MVKWVVELSQYGIEYRPRPAIKAQILADFLLEMTVTQEERSTQTWMVYVDGSSTSIGSGAGIVVESPQGDKFQYVIKFLFPATNNEAKYEAFIMGIKLALSVGAKILKIHSDSQLIVSQVNGNYEAKEDKMLEYLTQVNELLSCLDSYDIKQIPRGEEHSWKDEIIDYLMRGNLPASQVKARKLRVRAARFTIIDGELYKRGFSSPYLKCLTPAKGNYVLREIHEGICGNHLADRALVGKALRQGYFWPTMKKDAIELAKHCHVLFLLLPDKENFTKWVEAEPLAKISERDVINFLWKNIVCRFGILQTLVSGNGTQFSGAKIKYWCKGFSIKQLFNSVGNPQANGQTEVTNQTILQHLKTRLGNAKEKWIDEFPRVLLAYQTTLRSSTGESPFNLAYGAEVVAPAKIGEQSWRVKQYTSSGNDQALRISLDLVD, from the exons ATGGTTAAGTGGGTTGTCGAATTGAGCCAATATGGAATTGAATATCGCCCGCGTCCAGCGATTAAAGCACAAATTCTGGCTGATTTTCTATTAGAGATGACAGtaactcaagaagaaagatCCACCCAAACATGGATGGTTTATGTCGACGGGTCATCAACCTCTATAGGAAGCGGTGCAGGTATAGTTGTGGAGAGCCCACAGggagataaatttcaatatgtcATCAAATTTCTATTCCCTGCAACGAATAATGAGGCAAAATATGAAGCTTTCATCATGGGAATTAAATTGGCTTTGTCGGTCGGAGCAAAAATACTGAAGATACACAGTGACTCCCAACTTATTGTCAGTCAGGTTAATGGAAATTATGAAGCGAAGGAAGATAAAATGCTTGAATACCTTACTCAAGTGAATGAGCTTCTCTCGTGTTTAGACAGCTATGATATAAAGCAGATACCTAGAGG CGAAGAACATAGTTGGAAAGATGAAATAATCGACTATTTGATGCGGGGTAACCTACCCGCTAGCCAAGTAAAAGCTCGAAAACTTAGAGTGCGAGCTGCTCGGTTCACGATCATTGACGGAGAACTGTATAAAAGAGGTTTCTCTTCACCTTACCTAAAGTGCCTAACGCCAGCCAAAGGAAACTATGTGCTccgtgaaattcatgaaggaatTTGTGGGAATCACTTAGCCGACAGAGCTCTCGTGGGGAAAGCGTTACGCCAAGGATACTTTTGGCCAACGATGAAGAAAGACGCTATTGAGTTAGCGAAACATTGTCAC GTCCTTTTCCTCCTGCTACCGGACAAAGAAAATTTCACCAAATGGGTCGAAGCTGAACCATTGGCCAAAATATCCGAAAGAGATGTAATCAATTTCTTATGGAAGAATATAGTATGCAGATTTGGCATTCTTCAAACCTTGGTTTCAGGCAATGGAACTCAGTTCTCTGGAGCgaaaataaaatattggtgCAAAGGATTTTCCATCAAGCAATTATTCAATTCTGTCGGGAATCCTCAAGCTAATGGGCAAACCGAGGTCACCAACCAGACCATTCTACAGCACCTCAAAACACGCCTTGGCAATGCCAAAGAGAAATGGATAGATGAGTTTCCAAGAGTTCTATTGGCATATCAAACCACTCTACGCTCTTCAACTGGAGAATCTCCTTTCAACCTGGCCTATGGAGCGGAAGTTGTGGCTCCTGCCAAAATTGGAGAGCAATCATGGCGAGTGAAACAATACACTTCATCTGGGAATGACCAAGCCCTCCGAATTTCATTAGACTTGGTGGACTAA
- the LOC140885339 gene encoding protein MIZU-KUSSEI 1, protein MPTPRLKTPSPPSHSPPPASNAVAPDQSPTRPQVSLQPASNKKAQSKSTKLFRRVKSLFRSFPVINPPCKMPVPIHANRMHDGHIHGGKQMTGTLFGHRKSRVNLSIQENSKCLPVLVLELSIQTGKLLQDMGLGLVRIALECEKNHSEKVKLLEEPIWTMYCNGRKVGYAVKREPTDDDLKVMQMLHAVSMGAGVLPGNDGDSGAAAAEGELTYMRAYFERMVGSKDSETYYMMNPDGNSGPELSIFFVRV, encoded by the coding sequence ATGCCAACCCCAAGACTCAAAACTCCGTCGCCGCCCAGCCATTCTCCTCCGCCGGCCTCGAACGCGGTGGCACCGGACCAATCACCGACCAGACCCCAAGTCTCCCTCCAACCAGCCTCCAACAAAAAGGCTCAGTCGAAATCCACCAAACTATTCCGGCGAGTCAAGTCGCTTTTCCGGTCATTCCCCGTGATAAACCCGCCATGCAAGATGCCGGTTCCGATCCACGCTAACCGGATGCACGACGGACACATCCACGGCGGAAAGCAGATGACCGGAACCCTCTTCGGCCACCGAAAATCCCGTGTAAACCTATCCATCCAAGAAAATTCGAAATGCTTACCCGTTCTTGTGCTCGAGCTTTCCATCCAGACGGGGAAGCTCCTGCAAGATATGGGATTAGGGCTCGTGCGAATCGCTCTCGAGTGCGAAAAAAACCATTCGGAGAAGGTCAAGCTTCTGGAAGAACCCATCTGGACGATGTACTGCAATGGGAGGAAAGTTGGGTATGCTGTGAAGAGAGAGCCGACGGATGATGATTTGAAGGTGATGCAAATGCTGCATGCGGTGTCTATGGGGGCCGGAGTTCTTCCGGGAAACGACGGTGATTCGggggcggcggcggcggagggTGAGCTGACATATATGAGGGCTTACTTTGAGAGGATGGTGGGGTCGAAGGACTCGGAAACTTACTACATGATGAATCCAGACGGGAATAGTGGGCCTGAACTCAGTATCTTCTTTGTTAGAgtctga